In Pungitius pungitius chromosome 2, fPunPun2.1, whole genome shotgun sequence, a single window of DNA contains:
- the lhfpl3 gene encoding LHFPL tetraspan subfamily member 3 protein isoform X2: MIPGAPGTTTTMLPASEAAKIYQTNYVRNSRAIGVLWAIFTILFAIVNVVCFIQPYWIGDGTDTPQAGYFGLFHYCIGNGLSRDLTCQGSFTEFSTIPSGAFKAASFFIGMSMALVLSCIGCFALFFLCSTGTVYKICGWMQLAAGTCLILGCMIYPDGWDSDEVKRMCGEQTDKYTLGACSVRWAYILAIMGILDALILSFLAFVLGNRQDGLMSEELLGDGLAARA; the protein is encoded by the exons ATGATCCCCGGGGCCCCCGGCACGACCACCACCATGCTGCCCGCCTCCGAGGCTGCCAAAATCTACCAGACCAACTACGTGCGGAACTCCCGCGCCATCGGCGTCCTCTGGGCCATCTTCACCATCCTCTTCGCCATCGTCAACGTGGTGTGCTTCATCCAGCCGTACTGGATCGGCGACGGCACGGACACCCCGCAGGCGGGCTACTTCGGTCTGTTCCACTACTGCATCGGGAACGGGCTGTCCCGGGACCTGACCTGCCAGGGCAGCTTCACCGAGTTCAGCACCATCCCCTCCGGTGCGTTCAAGGCCGCCTCCTTCTTCATCGGCATGTCCATGGCGCTGGTCCTCTCCTGCATCGGCTGCTTCGCGCTCTTCTTCTTATGCAGCACCGGCACCGTGTACAAGATCTGCGGCTGGATGCAGCTGGCTGCAG GCACCTGCCTGATCCTGGGCTGCATGATCTACCCGGACGGCTGGGACAGCGACGAGGTGAAGCGGATGTGCGGCGAGCAGACGGACAAGTACACGCTGGGGGCGTGCTCGGTGCGCTGGGCCTACATCCTGGCCATCATGGGCATCCTGGACGCCCTCATCCTCTCCTTCCTGGCCTTCGTCCTGGGGAACCGTCAGGACGGCCTGATGTCCGAGGAGCTCCTGGGAGACG GTCTCGCCGCCCGGGCGTGA
- the lhfpl3 gene encoding LHFPL tetraspan subfamily member 3 protein isoform X1, translating to MIPGAPGTTTTMLPASEAAKIYQTNYVRNSRAIGVLWAIFTILFAIVNVVCFIQPYWIGDGTDTPQAGYFGLFHYCIGNGLSRDLTCQGSFTEFSTIPSGAFKAASFFIGMSMALVLSCIGCFALFFLCSTGTVYKICGWMQLAAGTCLILGCMIYPDGWDSDEVKRMCGEQTDKYTLGACSVRWAYILAIMGILDALILSFLAFVLGNRQDGLMSEELLGDGSIRDPSSRPAGLAARA from the exons ATGATCCCCGGGGCCCCCGGCACGACCACCACCATGCTGCCCGCCTCCGAGGCTGCCAAAATCTACCAGACCAACTACGTGCGGAACTCCCGCGCCATCGGCGTCCTCTGGGCCATCTTCACCATCCTCTTCGCCATCGTCAACGTGGTGTGCTTCATCCAGCCGTACTGGATCGGCGACGGCACGGACACCCCGCAGGCGGGCTACTTCGGTCTGTTCCACTACTGCATCGGGAACGGGCTGTCCCGGGACCTGACCTGCCAGGGCAGCTTCACCGAGTTCAGCACCATCCCCTCCGGTGCGTTCAAGGCCGCCTCCTTCTTCATCGGCATGTCCATGGCGCTGGTCCTCTCCTGCATCGGCTGCTTCGCGCTCTTCTTCTTATGCAGCACCGGCACCGTGTACAAGATCTGCGGCTGGATGCAGCTGGCTGCAG GCACCTGCCTGATCCTGGGCTGCATGATCTACCCGGACGGCTGGGACAGCGACGAGGTGAAGCGGATGTGCGGCGAGCAGACGGACAAGTACACGCTGGGGGCGTGCTCGGTGCGCTGGGCCTACATCCTGGCCATCATGGGCATCCTGGACGCCCTCATCCTCTCCTTCCTGGCCTTCGTCCTGGGGAACCGTCAGGACGGCCTGATGTCCGAGGAGCTCCTGGGAGACG GTTCGATCAGAGATCCGTCCTCTCGCCCTGCAGGTCTCGCCGCCCGGGCGTGA